GCCAACGCTGCCATGTAAAGCACACGCCGCACACAGCTGCGTCCGCCTGAGATAAAACGCCGCCCACGCCATTTGCCACTGTCCCGGTTGTAAGGCGCTAGGCCTGCCAGCGCCGCGATCTGCCCTCGCGATACTTTGCCCAACTCCGGCAGCGCTGCGAGCAACTGGCGACTGGT
This genomic window from Prosthecobacter debontii contains:
- a CDS encoding transposase — translated: TSRQLLAALPELGKVSRGQIAALAGLAPYNRDSGKWRGRRFISGGRSCVRRVLYMAALAAIRHNPELKVFYKRLKEAGKPSKVALVATARKLLIHLNAILARHFKKTSSNTCL